The genomic region AAAGCGCGGGATGCGGCGTCCCGAACCTGGGGCTGTTCATGTCGTAGCGCAGATTGAGCTGCATGGCGGTGGCTTTCGCTATGGCCCTGGGCGCGAACGCCTCAGGCGTTGACCTTGGAGGCGATGCGGCCGGTGACGTCGGCGGGCTGGATCGCGATGCGGCGGGCGAGCAGGTCGTCGATCTCGGCATCGCCGTAACCGACCTCGGCGAGCAGCGCGCGGGTATGCTCGCCAAGGCGCGGCGCGGGGCCGGCGGCGCGGCCGGGCGTCCTGGAGAGCTGGTTGAACAGCCCGTATTCGCGGACATGGCCGTACATCGACTGGAAATTCTCGATCACCCGGTTGCTGTCGAGCAGCCAGTCGAACCACAAGGCGTCGTCGATCCACAGCGTCTCGCAGACGATCTCGGCCGGGGCGCCGGCCGCGTCGAGCGTCGCGAACGCCTCCTCCTTGCCGCGCGCGGCGAACCAGCCGTCGAGCAGCGCCCTCAGCTCGGCATCGGCACCGTCGCGGTCGCGCACCGTCGGATAGCGCTCGACGAGATCGGGCCGGCCGATCGCGCGGGCCAGCGCGGCGAAGCGATCGTCGGCGCGGCACGAGACGCAGACCCAGCCGTCCTTGGTGCGATAGATGCGGTCGAGCGCGTTGAACCCCTGCTGCTCGGCATCGGCACGCAGGCCATAGACCGGCTTCATGTCGGCATCGAGGAAATGCTCGGAGGTGGTCCACAGGCTCGAATGGAGCTGCGGGCATTCGACATATTCCGCCGCGCCGCCCTTCTGGTCGCGGTTCTCCAGCGCCATCATCACCGCAACGGCGGCGAGGAAGCCGTTGTTGTAATCCTCGTTGCCGAACGCCGAGCGGTTGGGCGTGTTGCCCTTCCCGCCCGTCTCGTAGAGCAGGCCGACCCAGCCGCTGACCAGCGGCGCGAAGCTCTTGAGCAGCGACTTCGGCCCCCTCGATCCATAGCCGGGCAGGTAGAGGTAGATCAGCTTCGGGTTGATCGCCTTCAGCGCCTCGAAGCCGATGCCGAGCTTGTCGGCCTTGCCGGGGCGCAGGTTGTGGGTGACGACATCGGCGGTGGCGACCAGCCGGCGCGCGGCCTCCAGCCCTTCGGGCGTCTTGAGATCGAGCACCACGTCGCGCTTGCCGCGATTGGCCGCGTCGAACACGTCGGGCAGCGGGCGCATCTGGTCGCCGCCCGGCGTCTCGACCTTGATGACGTCCGCGCCGAGATCGTTGAGCAGGCGGCCGCCGAAGCCGACCGCGAAGAAGGAGGAGAAATCCACCACGCGCACCCCCTCCAGCGGGCGGTCGATGTCGCGCACCTTCGGGAACGTGGGCGCCGTGCGCCGCGACAGGTCCGCCAGCGCGTCATTGTCCGCCCCGATCTCCGGCGCGGGCTTCGGCGTGGCACAGGGCGTGTCGGCGAAGCGGATCGCCGGGGCGGCCTGGTGGATCGTGCCGAAATCCTTGTCCGGCAGCGCGATGCGCATCTTCGCGAACTCGACCTGCTCGTCGAGCAGGATCTCGCCCGGCTCCAGCACCGGCAGCGCGGCGACGTCGGCCGCCTGGAACAATTCGATCCACTCGGCGCGCGATTTCTTCCTGAACGCGTCGAATATCTCGACGCGCGCGATCTGATATTCGTCCTCCGTCAGCGGCACCGCCATCTCCGGCCCCTTCACCGCCTGGATGCGATCGCCGAAGCCGAGGATGTCAAACGCCGGCTTGAAGCCGCCCGAGCCGGTGTGGACCTGAAGGAACTTGCCGTCACCGCACTCGAACATGCCGGTGACGAGGCGGACGTTGCCGAAGCGGTCGAGCGCGCCCGAATCGCCCTTCTTGATGTAAGAGATGCCGTCTTCCTGCCACCAGTGGTTCATCGGGCTTTGCGCGAGGAAGGCGTCGAGCAACGAGGCCTCCACCTCCTGCCCCGTGCCGATCGAGCGGCGCGCGCGCACGGCGGCGAGCGCCGAGATCGTCGCGAGGAACGCCTGCCCGTAATGCAGCGCGGGGTGGCCGAGATACATCGGCCCCGGCCGGTGCGAGCTGCCCTTGTCGACCATCGTGCCGAGCCGCGCGGCGGCGAGCGATTCGCCATAGGGCCGGCCCGCCAGCGGCGTGTTCCGGCTGTAGGCGGTGAGCGCGCACGACACGAGCGAGGGGAAATCGCGCTCGAGGCTGGCCGCGTCGAGGCCGAGCGCGCCGGCCTCCGCGTCGGACAGCGAATGGATGATGATATCGGCGCCCTTCAGCAGGCCGCGCAGCTTCTCCGGCTCGGCCGCGATATCGAACTCGACGCTGCGCTTGCCGCGATCCCACCCCTTGCGCGTCAGGTCATGGGCGAAGAAGGTGCCGCCGAGCGGCTCGACCTTCACCACGTCCGCGCCGTGATCGGCCAGCAGCATGGCGGCCATCGCGCCGGGCATGACGGTGGAGGCTTCGACGACGCGCAGGTGCGCGAGCGGTCCGGACATAATTCTCTCCCAAGCGCGTGCCGCAGTCGATCGGCCCGTCGAATCGAAATCTGCACTGATGTGAAAAAAGATTCAACTAATTTTAGACAGCGGTAAAAAATTTTGCATCCGCGAAAACCTGGTGCATGATCGGCGACAAGGGGAGGGAGACGCGCCGTGAGCAAGCCGCAGGAACCGGAAGGCTATGCCAGCCCCGCGATGCTGGAGCGCCGCAAGCGCATCCTCGCACAGGCGCGGGCACTGGTTTCCGAGAAGGGCATCGAGGGGTGGAGCCTCGCCGAGCTGGCCGCGCGCGCCGACGTCTCGCGGCAGACCTTCTATTACGCCTTCGGCGGCAAGGAGGATGTCATCGCCGCCGCGATCCTCGATTATTTCGAGGAATATGAGCGCGTCATCCCGTATCGCGCCGCGCCCGGCAGCATCGACCGGCTGATCGAGCGCATCGTCGCGATCGGCCACCGCAACCTGACGATCCGCAATTACGTCGCGGCGCTCATCACCATCTATTACGGGCGCTCGCCGGAACTGTGGCGGACGATGCACGACGTCTCCTCCCGCCCGCATCAGGCGACGATCGACGCGCTGGCGGCGGCGGGCCAGTTGCAGCCGTGGGTCGATCCGGCCGCGCTCGCCGAGATGATGGTGGGGCAGACGATCCTGATCGCCAACGCCTGGCTGCAGGGGCGCATCGCGGACGACGCGATGATCGACCGCATGGCGCTGGCGGTGCTCACCGAGCTTGCCGGCTCCGCCCGCGAGGAGACACGCGCGCGGACCGAGACGACGATCCGCCGGATCACCGCCGGGGGTGCGGAGGCCTATATCGCGTCGATCTGATCCCGCGCGGCGATCGCGGCGTCGAGGTGCGGCAGCACCGCGCGCATCGCGACCAGCGCCAGCGACGCGCCGCCGATCACCACGATCGCCAGCGACTGCCCGACCATCGCCTCGTTATGGAAGACGTAGGTGGTGATCGCCCCGACGATCGCCGGCCCGGCGCCGAAGCCGACGATGTTGAACACGAACATCAACATGCCGAGCAACTGCCCGCGCAGTCCAGCGGGGGCGAGCAGCGCGATGATCGCCGAGCCATAGACAATGAACGGAACGGTGATGAGCTGGATCAGCGCGTAGCAGGCGAGGAACACGTAAGGATTGGTCGCGAGGAAGGCGTAGATGATCGCGGGCGACAGCGCGACGATCGTCCAGGTGTAGAAACGCAGATGCGCGTCGCGCATCCCGCGCGCGAAAAGCCGGTCGACCACCCGCCCGCACACCACCAGCGCCAGCGCGCCGAAGATGTTCATCGCCGACAGCGCCACGCCGTAGCGCGCCGGCTCCCAGCCGAAATGCCGGTCCATATAGGCGGGCACCCAAGAGGTCAGCGAATAGCCGACCACCGCGAGGCAGGAGAAAGCGAAGGTCGCCGCACCGAGCAGCACGGCATGTTGCTTCAGGAAGGCGCGGAGCGTGCCGGCGGCGACCGTTTCCCGCTTGCCCGCGTCACGGCGCGGCGGCTCGGGAAAGCTGAGCGCGAGGAACATCAGCAGGAAGCCGGGGATGCCGATCAGCGCGAAGGTGATCTGCCAGTAATGCGCCGGGCCGTGGAACGGCCAGTCGATATGGTCGAGCGATTTCGCGAAGGCGATCGCGAACCCGCCGAGGCCGAAGGCGGCGGCCGAGCCGGTCTTGCCCGCCGCCTGGAATACCGAGGTGGCGACCGTCACCTTGTCGCGCGGGAAGGCGTCGCCGATCATCGAATAGGCCGCCGGCAGCAGCGCCGCCTCGCCGATCCCGACGACCACCCGCGCCGCCAGCAGCTCGCCGAAGGTCGCGGCGAACCCGCACGCCAGCGTCGCCAGCGCCCAGATGCCGACGCCGCAGAAGATCACGATGCGCCGCGGGAAGCGATCGGCCGCCCAGCCGAGCGGGATGGCGAACAGCGCATAGGAAAGCGCGAAGGCCGGCCCGAGGATCAGGCTCATCTGGAAATCGGTCAGCGCCATCTGCTGCTTGATCGGCGGCACCAGCATCGACACGGTGAGCCGGTCGAGCCACGCGAAGACGTAGATCAGGAACAGCGCGCCCACCATCCACCACGCCGTCGCCAGCGAGGGGCGCTGCGTCGCTTCGCCCGGCGCGTCTTCCAGCATTCCGGTCGCGACTTCGGTTGCGGTCGTCATCCTCATCCTTCGTGACTTTTCGTTAAATCGATCGGATAAATCCGGGGCGATGCAGCAGTCCCCGATCGAATCGTCCGCCACCGCCGCGCTGAAGCACGCCGCGATGCGGCTGTTCGCCGAGCGCGGGACCGACGGGGTGACGGTGCGCGAAATCGCGCGCGCGGCGGGGCAGCTCAACCACGGCGCGGTCAGCTATCATTTCGGCGGCAAGGACGCGCTGATCCGGGCGATCGTCGCCGACGGCGCGCGGATCATCGACCAGCGCCGCAACGCGCGGCTCGACCTGATCGAGGCGGCCGGCGGGCCGTTCACCATCAGCGAGGTGATCGACACGATCATCTATCCCTCGCTGGCGGTGTTCGGGCCGGACGAGGAGGAATGCTACCTGCGTTTCATCGCGGTGCTCGGCATGACGCGCCGGACATTGTTCGACGAGGCGGTCGGCGAGCGGTGGAACGGCGGCTATCAGCGCTGCCTCGCCCATCTGCGCCGGCTGATGCCGCCGATGCCGGCCGCGCAGGCCAATCAGCGGCTGGTGTTCGTCGGCGCCTATATCGCGCAGATCCTCGCGTTGCGGCAGACCCGCCTGTCCGACACCAGCCGCGCGCACGCGACCTGGCCGAGCGAGAGCACGCTGCGCCACCTCACCCACACCGCCGCCGCCATGCTCGAAGCGCCGGGCTTCGCGGCGACCGGGGCGGGCGAGTAGCGCCACCGGATCAGGCCTTGCCGGCCTGCTGCTTGTTGGCGCTGGCCATGCTCTTGCCGTCGAACCCGCCGGCGAGCGAGCCGGTGACGATCTGGTTATGCGCATGGGCCAGATGGTGCATGTGGAACACCGCGTCCATCGTCGTGCGCTTGCCGCGCGCCTCCTCGACATGGTTGATTGCCTGCTTGCACAGCGCGAGGCCGAAGCGCGGGCGCTGCGCGATCTCCAGCGCGATCTTCTCCACCTCCGCCGCCAGCTCGGCGCGCGGGAAGATGCGGTTGACCATGCCGAACTGATGCGCGCGCGACGCCGGCATCCGTTCGCCCAGCATCAGCAGCTCGCGGGCGATACGCGGCGGCAGCTCGAAGGCGTGAGCGAAATATTCGACGCCGGGGAAGCCCATCCGCACCACCGGGTCCTGGAAGAAGGCGTCGTCGGAGGCGACGATCATGTCGCACACCCAGGCCAGCATCAGCCCGCCGGCGACGCAGGCGCCCTGCACCATCGCGATCATCGGCTTGGGGATTTCCTGCCAGCGGCGGCAGAAGCCGAGATAGACGTCCTGCTCCAGCGCATATTGCGCCTCCGCGCCCTCCAGCCCGAGGTGATCGTACCACAAGAGCTTGCGCTCGCGCGGCATCAGCCGGTCGTATTCCGGGGTGCCGAGATCGTGCCCGGCGGAGAAATGCTTGCCGTTGCCGCCCAGCACGATGACCTTGACCGCATCGTCCTCCACCGCGCGACGGAACGCCTCGTCAAGCTGGCCGAGCAGGCGGTAGTTCTGGCTGTTGGCGTAATCCGGCCGGTTGAGCATGATCCACGCCACGCCCTCGCGCCGCTCATAGGTGATATAGGTCGGGACGTCGCCCGCCTCGCCGGCCGCGAGGGCCGCATTCGCCACGCTGTTTTCCATGAAAATCGCTCTCAACCTGTTTCGCCCTGTGCGCGGGGCAGCCTCATCGTTACACAAAGATGCAAAATTCCACAAGCCGCCGGACACGTCAATTCTATCCTTGCGTGCAGAATTAAGATTGACTTGGCGGAACGCCCCGTGCATCATCGCCGGCCAGGATCAATCGGGAGAATCCGTGAGCACCTCCGCCGCCCCTGATGCCGAAGCCGTCGACGATTTCCGCCGTGAGGTGCGCGCGTGGCTGGGCGCCAATTTCCCGCCAAGCCTGAAGGGCCACCCCGCGCTGCTCAGCGGACATGACGAATTGCACGGCCCGCCGGAGGACCACGCCCGATGGAAGGCCGCCATCGCCGGCAAGGGCTGGGGCGTGCCGACCTGGCCGGTCGAATATGGCGGCGCCGGGCTGAGCGATGAGCAGGCCGACGTCATCGCCGGGGAGATGGAGCGGATCGGCGCGTTCCAGCCGATCATGAGCATGGGGCTGATGATGCTCGGCCCCACCCTGCTCGAATTCGGCAACAAGGAGCAGAAGCGCCGCCACCTGCCGCCGATCGCGCGCAGCGAGATGCAATGGTGCCAGGGCTTCTCGGAACCGGGCGCCGGCTCCGACCTCGCCTCGCTGCGGCTGCGCTGCGAGGATCGCGGCGATCACTGGCTGCTCAACGGGCAGAAGATCTGGACCTCCTATGCCCATCATTCGGACTGGTGCTTCCTGCTCGCCCGCACCGACACCTCGGTCAAGCATCGCGGGATCAGCTTCCTGCTGGTCGACATGGAGACGCCGGGGATCGACGTGCGCCCGATCGAGTTGATCAACGGCATCTCGCATTTTTGCGAGGTGTTCTTCTCCGACGTGCGCGTGCCGAAGGAGAATCTGGTCGGGGAGGTCAACGGCGGCTGGACGATCGGCAAGCGCCTGCTCCAGCACGAGCGCACCGGCCTGTCGCGGCTGCGCGGGGCAAAGGCGCATGTGCTCGATCTCGTCCCGATCGCGCGCCGCTATCAGGAGACGGACGCCGACGGGCGGCTCGCCGACGGCGACCTGCGCGGGCGGCTGGCCGAGCATCTGATGACCGATCACGCCTATCGCCTGACGCTGGAGCGGCGGCGCGACGAGGGTGAGGCGGGGACGAAGCCGACCACGCCGGTCTCCACGCTCAAGAATATCGGCGCGGCGATGGGCCAGCAGCGCGGCGAGCTGGCGGTCGAGCTGGTCGGCCTGAACAGCCTGGGCTGGGCGGGCGACGGCTACAGCGCCGAGGAGCTGGAGCTGACGAGCCAGTGGCTCCATTCCAAATGCTATTCGATCTACGGCGGCAGCCACGAGATCCAGAACAACATCACGGCCCGGCACGAGCTTGGCCTGCCTTCGGACTGAGCGGATATCCCCATGACCCTGGCCCTCACCGAAGAGCAGACGATGATCCGCGACGCCGCCGCCGGCTGGGCGGCGGAGCGCGCGCCGACCACGGCGCTGCGCGCGCTGCGCAAGGAAGCGCTCGCCGCGACTGGCCATGATCCGGCGCTCTATGCCGAGATGGCGGAGATGGGCTGGACCGGCGTTACGATCCCGGAGGCGGAGGGCGGCTTCGGCATGGGCTTCGCCGCCGCCGGCCTGATCGCGGAGCAGCTCGGCCGGACGTTGGTCGCCTCGCCGCTGATCGGCTCCGCCGTGGTCGCGGGCGCTATCCTCGTCATGGCCGGCAGCGCGGAGCAGAAGGCGGCGTGGCTGCCGCGCATCATCGCCGGCGATGCGGTGGTCGCGCTCGCGCTGGATGAGGGGCCGCGCCACGACCCCACCCGCCTCGCGTTCGACGCGCGATGCGAGGGCGCGGATTGGGTGCTCGACGGCGTCAAGCGCCCGGTGTTCGACGGGACGGCCGCCGACGCCTTTATCGTCGCCACGCGCACGCCGGGCGGCCTGTCGCTGTTCCTCTGCCCGGCCGACGGGCCGGGGGTGAGCCGCGCCGCACTGCGCCAGATCGACAGCCGTGGTGCGGCGCTAGTCACCTTCGCCGGCTGCCGGCTCGGTGCCGAGGCGCTGATCGGGGCGGAGGGCAAGGCGGCCGCCGTGCTCGACCGCGCGCTCGACCGGGGCCGCGCGGTGCTCGCCGCCGAGATGCTCGGCAGCGCGCAGGCCGCGTTCGACGCGACGATCGACTATCTGCGCACCCGCGTGCAGTTCGACAAGCCGATCGGCGCGTTCCAGGCGCTCCAGCACCGCGCCGCCGAGCTGCTCGCCGAGCTGGAGCTGACCCGCTCGGCGGTGCGCGCCGCGCTCGCCGCGATCGATGCGGGCGACGCCGACGAGGCGCGCCTCGCCTCGCTCGCCAAGGCGCTGGCCGGCCGGACGCTGCGCAAGGTCGCGCAGGAGATGGTCCAGATGCACGGCGGCATCGGCATGACCGACGAGCATGACGCCGGCCTCTACCTCAAGCGCGCGCAGGCGGCGGACATGACATGGGGCAACGCCGCCTTCCATCGCGACCGCTATGCGCGGCTATCCGGATTCTGATCTATCACGATGGTGCAGATTCCGGTTGGCCTTGTCCCTGAACCATGACACTTAAGGCCGATGCTGGATCAGGACGACATCGCGGGAACCGGACAGGAAGCCGCCGCGGCCAGCGCGGGCAATGCGCGATCCGCCGGCTATTCCAGCCCCTCGATCGTCGCCCGCCGCCACCGCATCCTCGACGAGACGCGCCGGATGATCGGCGAGGTCGGGCTGACCAATCTCAGCATGGACGACGTGGCGAAGCGCGCGAACGTCGCCAAGCGCACGCTCTACAACGCGTTCCAGAGCAAGGAGCATCTCGTCGCCTCCGCGATCAGCAAATATATGGAGGCTTACGAGCGCAAGATCCATTATTCCAAAGAGGACGCCACGCTCGACTGGATGCTCGAGCGCCTCGTCATCGTCGCGCGCCGCAACCTGGAAATCCGCAACTACACCCGCGCGCTGATGAACATCTATCATCTCGCCGAGGTGGACCCGGAGATCCGCCAGGCGATCCACGACATCGCCGCCCATTCGCACGAGCCGTGGATACGCCGGCTGGCGGCGAAGCGGCAGCTCCAGCCATGGGTCGATCCCGACGATCTCACCTCGATGCTGGTGCGCTATCGCTACGCCACCGCCCACGCCTGGACGGAGGGCGAGATTCCCGACGAGAACATGGTGGTGGAGGTGGTGCGCGGCTTCCTGACGGTGATGGCGGGCGCGACGCGCGGGGCGGCGCGCAAGGAGATCGTCGACGCGCTGAACACGCTCGACCAGCATCCGTTGATGAAGGAGCATTTCGCCGGGATGAGGAAGAAGAAGGGCTGAAGGGGCGCGCTCCGATCAGGCGTCGGTCCTGACCCACACCCCCTTGGTCTCGAGATAGCTTTCGACATGGTCGAAGCCGCCCTCGCGACCGCTGCCGCTCATCTTGTAGCCGCCGAACGGCACGCCGGGGTCCATCGTGTGATAATGGTTGATCCAGATCGTGCCCGCGCGCACCCGCCGCGCCACCGTCATCGCGCGCGAGATGTCGCGGGTCCACACCGCGCCGGCCAACCCGAACTGCGTGGCGTTGGCGCGGGCGATGACCTCCTCCATCGTATCGAACGGCATGACGCAGCCGACCGGCCCGAAAATCTCCTCGCGCGCGACGCGCATGTCATCGTGGACGTTGCCCAGCACGGTCGGCGCGACATAGAAGCCGCGGGCGAGATCGCCCTCGTCCAGCGCCGATCCGCCGAGCAGGATGCTCGCCCCCTCGCGCGGCGCGAGATCGAGATAGCCGCACACCCGCTCGAACTGCACGTCCGACACGATCGGGCCGACCTGCGTCGCCGGATCGAGCGAATGGCCGATGACATAGTGCCGCCCGACCTCGGCAAGCCGCGCGACGAATTCGTCGTGGATCGCGCGCTCGACGAAGATGCGCGATCCGGCGCTGCACACCTGCCCGCTGTTGTTGAAGATCGCGCTAGCCGCCATCGGCACGGCGAGATCGAGATTGGCGTCGGCGAAGATGATGTTGGGCGATTTGCCGCCCAGCTCCATCGTCACCTTCTTCACCGTGGCGGCGCTGGCGGCGATGATCTTCTGCCCCGTGCCGCACGAGCCGGTGAAGCTGATCTTGTCGACGTCGGGATGCGCGGAGAGCGCCGCGCCCGCGCCGCCGTGGCCAGTCATGACATTGACCACGCCCGGCGGAATCCCCGCCTCCAGGCACAGTTCGGCGAAGCGCAACGGGGTCAGCGAGCCGCGTTCCGAGGGCTTGAGCACGATCGTGCAGCCCGCCGCCAGCGCCGGCGCGCATTTCCACACCGCGGAGAAGATCGGCCCGTTCCACGGGATGATGACGCCGACCACCCCGACCGGCTCCTTGAGCGTCATGCTCATCAGCTCGACCGGTGCGGAATTCTCCAGCGTATAGCCGTGGATCGCCGTGG from Sphingomonas sp. CL5.1 harbors:
- a CDS encoding CoA transferase; the protein is MSGPLAHLRVVEASTVMPGAMAAMLLADHGADVVKVEPLGGTFFAHDLTRKGWDRGKRSVEFDIAAEPEKLRGLLKGADIIIHSLSDAEAGALGLDAASLERDFPSLVSCALTAYSRNTPLAGRPYGESLAAARLGTMVDKGSSHRPGPMYLGHPALHYGQAFLATISALAAVRARRSIGTGQEVEASLLDAFLAQSPMNHWWQEDGISYIKKGDSGALDRFGNVRLVTGMFECGDGKFLQVHTGSGGFKPAFDILGFGDRIQAVKGPEMAVPLTEDEYQIARVEIFDAFRKKSRAEWIELFQAADVAALPVLEPGEILLDEQVEFAKMRIALPDKDFGTIHQAAPAIRFADTPCATPKPAPEIGADNDALADLSRRTAPTFPKVRDIDRPLEGVRVVDFSSFFAVGFGGRLLNDLGADVIKVETPGGDQMRPLPDVFDAANRGKRDVVLDLKTPEGLEAARRLVATADVVTHNLRPGKADKLGIGFEALKAINPKLIYLYLPGYGSRGPKSLLKSFAPLVSGWVGLLYETGGKGNTPNRSAFGNEDYNNGFLAAVAVMMALENRDQKGGAAEYVECPQLHSSLWTTSEHFLDADMKPVYGLRADAEQQGFNALDRIYRTKDGWVCVSCRADDRFAALARAIGRPDLVERYPTVRDRDGADAELRALLDGWFAARGKEEAFATLDAAGAPAEIVCETLWIDDALWFDWLLDSNRVIENFQSMYGHVREYGLFNQLSRTPGRAAGPAPRLGEHTRALLAEVGYGDAEIDDLLARRIAIQPADVTGRIASKVNA
- a CDS encoding TetR/AcrR family transcriptional regulator — encoded protein: MQQSPIESSATAALKHAAMRLFAERGTDGVTVREIARAAGQLNHGAVSYHFGGKDALIRAIVADGARIIDQRRNARLDLIEAAGGPFTISEVIDTIIYPSLAVFGPDEEECYLRFIAVLGMTRRTLFDEAVGERWNGGYQRCLAHLRRLMPPMPAAQANQRLVFVGAYIAQILALRQTRLSDTSRAHATWPSESTLRHLTHTAAAMLEAPGFAATGAGE
- a CDS encoding MFS transporter; amino-acid sequence: MTTATEVATGMLEDAPGEATQRPSLATAWWMVGALFLIYVFAWLDRLTVSMLVPPIKQQMALTDFQMSLILGPAFALSYALFAIPLGWAADRFPRRIVIFCGVGIWALATLACGFAATFGELLAARVVVGIGEAALLPAAYSMIGDAFPRDKVTVATSVFQAAGKTGSAAAFGLGGFAIAFAKSLDHIDWPFHGPAHYWQITFALIGIPGFLLMFLALSFPEPPRRDAGKRETVAAGTLRAFLKQHAVLLGAATFAFSCLAVVGYSLTSWVPAYMDRHFGWEPARYGVALSAMNIFGALALVVCGRVVDRLFARGMRDAHLRFYTWTIVALSPAIIYAFLATNPYVFLACYALIQLITVPFIVYGSAIIALLAPAGLRGQLLGMLMFVFNIVGFGAGPAIVGAITTYVFHNEAMVGQSLAIVVIGGASLALVAMRAVLPHLDAAIAARDQIDAI
- a CDS encoding TetR/AcrR family transcriptional regulator, which encodes MLDQDDIAGTGQEAAAASAGNARSAGYSSPSIVARRHRILDETRRMIGEVGLTNLSMDDVAKRANVAKRTLYNAFQSKEHLVASAISKYMEAYERKIHYSKEDATLDWMLERLVIVARRNLEIRNYTRALMNIYHLAEVDPEIRQAIHDIAAHSHEPWIRRLAAKRQLQPWVDPDDLTSMLVRYRYATAHAWTEGEIPDENMVVEVVRGFLTVMAGATRGAARKEIVDALNTLDQHPLMKEHFAGMRKKKG
- a CDS encoding enoyl-CoA hydratase, which codes for MANAALAAGEAGDVPTYITYERREGVAWIMLNRPDYANSQNYRLLGQLDEAFRRAVEDDAVKVIVLGGNGKHFSAGHDLGTPEYDRLMPRERKLLWYDHLGLEGAEAQYALEQDVYLGFCRRWQEIPKPMIAMVQGACVAGGLMLAWVCDMIVASDDAFFQDPVVRMGFPGVEYFAHAFELPPRIARELLMLGERMPASRAHQFGMVNRIFPRAELAAEVEKIALEIAQRPRFGLALCKQAINHVEEARGKRTTMDAVFHMHHLAHAHNQIVTGSLAGGFDGKSMASANKQQAGKA
- a CDS encoding acyl-CoA dehydrogenase family protein, with translation MSTSAAPDAEAVDDFRREVRAWLGANFPPSLKGHPALLSGHDELHGPPEDHARWKAAIAGKGWGVPTWPVEYGGAGLSDEQADVIAGEMERIGAFQPIMSMGLMMLGPTLLEFGNKEQKRRHLPPIARSEMQWCQGFSEPGAGSDLASLRLRCEDRGDHWLLNGQKIWTSYAHHSDWCFLLARTDTSVKHRGISFLLVDMETPGIDVRPIELINGISHFCEVFFSDVRVPKENLVGEVNGGWTIGKRLLQHERTGLSRLRGAKAHVLDLVPIARRYQETDADGRLADGDLRGRLAEHLMTDHAYRLTLERRRDEGEAGTKPTTPVSTLKNIGAAMGQQRGELAVELVGLNSLGWAGDGYSAEELELTSQWLHSKCYSIYGGSHEIQNNITARHELGLPSD
- a CDS encoding TetR/AcrR family transcriptional regulator, translated to MSKPQEPEGYASPAMLERRKRILAQARALVSEKGIEGWSLAELAARADVSRQTFYYAFGGKEDVIAAAILDYFEEYERVIPYRAAPGSIDRLIERIVAIGHRNLTIRNYVAALITIYYGRSPELWRTMHDVSSRPHQATIDALAAAGQLQPWVDPAALAEMMVGQTILIANAWLQGRIADDAMIDRMALAVLTELAGSAREETRARTETTIRRITAGGAEAYIASI
- a CDS encoding aldehyde dehydrogenase, encoding MNDFSAALPPQFDAGRNLLLIDGKKVEPSGGQWFDAIDPCTGKAIAQIAEGDARDIDRAVASARAAFEGPWSRFKAADRQLVLLRLADLIEREFDDLALADTLEMGRPITPSKAIRSIIVRALRHFAGLATAIHGYTLENSAPVELMSMTLKEPVGVVGVIIPWNGPIFSAVWKCAPALAAGCTIVLKPSERGSLTPLRFAELCLEAGIPPGVVNVMTGHGGAGAALSAHPDVDKISFTGSCGTGQKIIAASAATVKKVTMELGGKSPNIIFADANLDLAVPMAASAIFNNSGQVCSAGSRIFVERAIHDEFVARLAEVGRHYVIGHSLDPATQVGPIVSDVQFERVCGYLDLAPREGASILLGGSALDEGDLARGFYVAPTVLGNVHDDMRVAREEIFGPVGCVMPFDTMEEVIARANATQFGLAGAVWTRDISRAMTVARRVRAGTIWINHYHTMDPGVPFGGYKMSGSGREGGFDHVESYLETKGVWVRTDA
- a CDS encoding acyl-CoA dehydrogenase family protein, giving the protein MTLALTEEQTMIRDAAAGWAAERAPTTALRALRKEALAATGHDPALYAEMAEMGWTGVTIPEAEGGFGMGFAAAGLIAEQLGRTLVASPLIGSAVVAGAILVMAGSAEQKAAWLPRIIAGDAVVALALDEGPRHDPTRLAFDARCEGADWVLDGVKRPVFDGTAADAFIVATRTPGGLSLFLCPADGPGVSRAALRQIDSRGAALVTFAGCRLGAEALIGAEGKAAAVLDRALDRGRAVLAAEMLGSAQAAFDATIDYLRTRVQFDKPIGAFQALQHRAAELLAELELTRSAVRAALAAIDAGDADEARLASLAKALAGRTLRKVAQEMVQMHGGIGMTDEHDAGLYLKRAQAADMTWGNAAFHRDRYARLSGF